Proteins co-encoded in one Setaria viridis chromosome 9, Setaria_viridis_v4.0, whole genome shotgun sequence genomic window:
- the LOC117838149 gene encoding protein FAR1-RELATED SEQUENCE 5: MERGAGSDQGSPGSEMGDGDNDSVGYGAEMEVDAGSGSAGASAPASSASASASASAYAARAGAYDGVDPFEGMEFDDEEDAWTFYNVYAHRVGFSTRISVMHRSRRDGSVMSRQFVCAKEGFRTYRGKNEVARADVADAADDDSARGRRTRAVTRVGCKAMIRVKKQDNGRWSVTKLETAHNHPLVPANQAHCLRPHKPLSECGKQRPFGGHRNGGMLLAIEPPPTPLTPSVPHASIVQMVPHYVSDGIGNATRVILDYVKRMQAEDPAFFYAMQFVEGRPVGNVFWADARARTSYKDFGDAIVFDDYFKRSKHEFPLVVFTGVNHHCQPVLFGCAIIADNNEASFVWLFETFLLAMSGQHPASLTMEHDNTLHSAAAKVYPLTRLQFCKWHIMNEAQDKLSHLLNAFPSFHVDFINCINMSQTIDEFEANWKALISMVSSQNTEWLNSMYNCRHQWVPVYLRDTFFGDLSLKQQCATRSSLFEGYISARTDSQSFIQQYEKALDCCYEKEVKEEFETKYSLPDIKTSSPIEKQGAELYTRSMFLKFQQEMIDASVYTAEMVKEESGVSIYIVTKSEGSEKPVTVQFSSSGSSATCSCRMFEYFGIVCRHILTVFGVRGISALPSQYFVKRWTKNAMDRSSSKKVDEVNRVEEPKEEQRSSAEDDEHSPTWRYNSLCREALRYAEEGASSLEVYIVAMQALQEAANRVNMAKRGIGQVAPLAVMPIAAQRPESFGKFQEISSNKQKKRKRNSNSSRENTTSNQLMYVQQPVNFLFVAPGSSSALQGPSQLVAAAPVSLSTQYGQTSGTSNSVDDNIPPASVVVDKFTGLPDRNASASAPSSGNLQGGEAKSTGAVSQIKESPELSQANGNRGCCVNTLNSNAAPQLVTVPIGLCLPSMDGSKIPAAGVNSLNSGDSNNNGKLSLGLHQPESSTQQPATPSQTKTLESIDSRTNPEGYSIRAAAIAAGARIASPSDAASIIKAAQSKDAIRIRPGESLPNYLKPLAPKPLSSLPPVNTPNSAHANPGQRSFGDSAAAKDAIFGSSDGSDDDEYDDDDDTDDEDEGLTGDDAEHE; encoded by the exons atggagagAGGGGCGGGGAGCGACCAGGGGTCGCCCGGGAGCGAAATGGGCGACGGCGACAACGACAGCGTCGGCTACGGCGCGGAGATGGAGGTGGACGCCGGGAGCGGCTCGGCCGgggcctcggcgccggcgagctcggcgtcggcctccgcctccgcgtcggcgtacgccgcgcgcgccggcgcctaCGACGGGGTCGACCCGTTCGAGGGCATGGAGttcgacgacgaggaggacgcctgGACGTTCTACAACGTGTACGCCCACCGCGTCGGCTTCAGCACCCGGATTAGCGTCATGCACCGCTCGCGCCGGGACGGCTCCGTCATGTCGCGCCAGTTCGTCTGTGCCAAGGAGGGGTTCCGCACCTACCGCGGGAAGAACGAGGTTGCCCGGGCCGATGTGGCCGACGCTGCCGATGATGATAGTGCAAGGGGCCGGCGGACACGGGCTGTCACCAGGGTTGGCTGCAAGGCCATGATCCGGGTGAAGAAGCAGGACAACGGCCGGTGGTCTGTGACCAAGCTGGAGACTGCTCACAACCATCCCCTGGTCCCTGCGAACCAGGCGCATTGTCTGCGCCCGCACAAGCCACTGTCAGAGTGTGGGAAGCAGCGGCCATTTGGGGGGCATCGGAATGGCGGTATGCTTCTGGCAATTGAGCCGCCACCAACACCTCTTACGCCGTCCGTGCCTCACGCAAGCATAGTTCAAATGGTTCCTCATTATGTTTCGGATGGTATTGGGAATGCTACCCGAGTAATTTTGGATTACGTCAAGCGCATGCAAGCTGAAGACCCAGCGTTCTTTTATGCCATGCAGTTTGTTGAGGGGCGTCCAGTAGGGAATGTGTTCTGGGCTGACGCGAGAGCTAGGACGTCATACAAAGACTTTGGAGACGCTATCGTCTTCGATGACTACTTCAAAAGGAGCAAGCATGAATTTCCACTTGTCGTGTTTACTGGAGTCAATCACCATTGCCAGCCAGTCCTATTTGGTTGTGCCATCATTGCAGATAACAATGAAGCATCATTTGTTTGGTTGTTTGAGACATTTCTCTTAGCAATGTCTGGTCAACACCCTGCCTCTCTTACCATGGAGCATGATAATACTTTACATTCAGCTGCTGCGAAAGTTTATCCTCTTACTAGGCTCCAGTTTTGTAAGTGGCACATCATGAATGAAGCACAGGATAAGCTATCACATCTCCTGAATGCATTCCCATCCTTCCATGTGGACTTTATCAATTGTATCAACATGTCTCAGACAATTGATGAGTTTGAAGCAAATTGGAAGGCATTAATTTCTATGGTCAGCTCTCAAAATACTGAATGGCTTAACTCAATGTACAATTGCCGTCATCAATGGGTTCCAGTGTACTTGAGAGACACATTCTTTGGGGATCTGTCATTAAAGCAGCAGTGTGCAACCAGGAGTTCGTTATTTGAAGGTTATATCAGTGCCAGGACTGATTCACAGTCATTCATTCAGCAGTATGAAAAAGCTCTAGACTGTTGTTATGAGAAGGAGGTGAAGGAAGAATTTGAAACAAAATATTCACTTCCAGATATCAAGACATCATCTCCTATAGAGAAGCAGGGAGCAGAGTTATATACAAGGTCAATGTTTTTGAAATTTCAACAGGAAATGATCGATGCTTCTGTTTACACTGCTGAAATGGTAAAAGAGGAAAGTGGTGTTTCCATTTATATAGTGACCAAATCTGAAGGAAGTGAGAAGCCTGTAACAGTTCAGTTCAGTTCTTCTGGAAGTTCTGCAACATGTAGCTGTCGGATGTTTGAATATTTTGGTATAGTCTGTAGGCACATACTTACTGTATTTGGTGTAAGAGGTATCTCTGCACTTCCTTCTCAGTATTTTGTAAAAAGATGGACAAAGAATGCCATGGATAGAAGCTCAAGCAAGAAAGTTGATGAAGTTAACAGAGTTGAGGAGCCCAAGGAGGAGCAAAGAAGTAGCGCTGAAGATGATGAGCACTCCCCAACATGGCGTTACAACAGTTTGTGTCGTGAAGCACTAAGGTATGCTGAAGAGGGAGCATCATCATTAGAGGTTTATATTGTGGCCATGCAGGCTCTTCAAGAGGCTGCTAACAGGGTTAATATGGCCAAGAGAGGTATTGGACAGGTAGCACCATTAGCAGTGATGCCAATTGCAGCCCAACGACCAGAAAGTTTTGGAAAATTTCAGGAGATTAGTTCTAATAagcaaaagaagagaaaaaggaattCAAACAGCTCAAGGGAGAACACCACATCAAATCAACTTATGTATGTGCAACAACCTgttaattttctttttgttgctcCTGGCTCATCAAGTGCTTTACAAGGGCCTAGCCAGCTAGTTGCTGCCGCTCCTGTTTCTTTGAGTACCCAATATGGACAAACATCAGGCACGAGTAATTCAGTTGATGACAATATACCTCCTGCTTCTGTAGTTGTTGATAAGTTTACTGGGTTACCTGACCGAAATGCATCAGCATCAGCACCTTCGTCAGGAAATCTGCAAGGGGGAGAAGCAAAATCTACAGGGGCTGTTTCACAAATAAAAGAG AGCCCTGAATTGTCCCAAGCTAATGGTAACAGGGGATGCTGTGTAAATACACTAAACTCCAATGCGGCGCCGCAGCTTGTGACTGTTCCCATCGGATTGTGCCTTCCATCCATGGATGGCTCCAAGATACCTGCAG CTGGTGTGAACTCTTTAAATTCTGGAGATAGCAATAACAATGGCAAGTTATCACTTGGTCTTCATCAACCCGAGTCATCTACACAACAGCCAGCTACACCTTCACAGACAAAAACGCTTGAGAGTATTGATTCTCGTACAAATCCTGAGGGTTATTCTATAAGGGCTGCAGCCATTGCAGCTGGTGCGCGCATCGCGTCTCCATCTGATGCAGCTTCAATCATAAAAGCAGCACAGTCAAAAGACGCCATCCGAATCAGGCCTGGGGAAAGCCTCCCAAATTACCTGAAACCACTAGCACCAAAACCGCTCTCCTCGCTACCACCAGTGAACACACCCAACTCGGCGCATGCAAACCCTGGCCAGCGCAGCTTTGGTGATTCCGCAGCCGCCAAGGACGCAATCTTCGGTTCCTCAGATGgcagtgatgatgatgagtacgatgatgacgacgacacTGATGACGAAGATGAGGGGCTGACTGGTGATGACGCGGAGCATGAATGA